Proteins from a genomic interval of Aspergillus flavus chromosome 7, complete sequence:
- a CDS encoding ubiquinol-cytochrome C chaperone-domain-containing protein produces MPPGKIYTARLRDLCYPWCSRLRVAAIRSSISSQRTICTTSTAPYQDSAPCSVISVPATLTNCRYAQRHPRTVAASPGPCFQIRRASSQFSRVVMPRPGTTAETYVAYGMTQKLFEACSSQADYSIPQATQKGAQVPKTEAGEDLGVGEGWWYEDLGLIPTFSTWSQITFLHMYLLTVRLRVLPSYESFQTYSRHLIDHFSHNAEHRMDVLHGFTSRTIRNKFLKDLFIQWRGVLAAYDEGIVKGDAVLGAAIWRNLWKASHTGPDGKELDWTKIARVVAYMRRVTSELSQVSEADLISQLCQQTGDKPSIFGYSELDKRLVQGKR; encoded by the exons ATGCCTCCTGGGAAAATATACACTGCAAGACTGCGGGATCTTTGCTATCCCTGGTGCTCGAGACTTCGA GTAGCCGCAATTAGATCGTCTATCTCGTCGCAACGTACTATATGCACAACATCTACTGCTCCCTATCAGGATTCCGCTCCCTGCTCAGTGATTTCCGTTCCCGCGACCCTCACAAACTGTCGCTATGCTCAACGTCATCCGCGGACAGTTGCCGCATCCCCTGGTCCTTGTTTTCAGATTCGCCGGGCTTCTTCGCAATTTTCCCGAGTGGTCATGCCCCGTCCCGGGACCACTGCTGAGACATACGTGGCGTATGGAATGACACAAAAGCTCTTCGAGGCCTGCTCTAGCCAGGCGGATTATAGTATACCACAGGCAACCCAAAAGGGAGCACAAGTCCCTAAAACTGAAGCTGGTGAAGACCTCGGAGTTGGGGAAGGATGGTGGTATGAAG ACCTTGGCCTCATACCCACCTTCTCAACTTGGTCTCAAATTACTTTTTTGCACATGTACCTTCTGACTGTCCGCTTGCGAGTCCTACCGTCGTACGAAAGCTTTCAAACTTATTCCCGACATCTTATAGACCACTTCTCGCATAATGCTGAACATCGCATGGACGTCCTACATGGGTTCACGAGTCGTACAATCCGGAACAAGTTTCTCAAGGATCTCTTCATCCAGTGGAGAGGTGTTCTTGCAGCCTACGATGAGGGCATTGTTAAAGGAGACGCCGTACTAGGTGCCGCTATCTGGAGAAATTTATGGAAGGCAAGCCATACCGGACCAGATGGGAAGGAGCTGGACTGGACGAAAATAGCTCGGGTCGTCGCATATATGCGGCGAGTAACTTCAGAGCTTTCTCAGGTGAGCGAGGCGGATCTCATCTCCCAACTATGCCAGCAAACTGGCGACAAACCCAGCATTTTCGGATACTCTGAACTCGATAAGAGACTAGTCCAAGGCAAGCGATAA